The Vibrio agarivorans genome window below encodes:
- a CDS encoding amino acid ABC transporter substrate-binding protein: MTKKLSLIASAVVASTALLSSNAFAAEATLEKVTKQGFVSCGVSTGLPGFSNPNSKGEWEGIDVEYCQALAAAVLGDKTKVKYVPLTAKERFTALQSGEIDVLSRNTTWTLHRDTALGLNFVGVNYYDGQGFMVKKDLGVSSAKELDGAAVCVQSGTTTELNLADYFRNEGMSYKPVVFDTAAQTSKGFDAGRCDVLTTDQSGLYGLRLNLADPSSAVVLPEIISKEPLGPVVRQGDDQWFNIAKWTLFAMVNAEEYGITSANADEMLKSTDPNIKRILGVDGPQGKGLGIRDDWGYQVIKQVGNYGESFERTVGTGSPLEISRGVNALWNKGGFMYAPPLR; the protein is encoded by the coding sequence ATGACTAAGAAACTCTCCTTGATTGCGTCTGCTGTTGTGGCTTCGACTGCTCTACTTTCTTCAAACGCTTTCGCGGCTGAAGCGACACTAGAAAAAGTTACCAAACAGGGTTTCGTCTCTTGTGGTGTGAGTACCGGTCTACCCGGTTTCTCTAACCCGAACTCAAAAGGCGAATGGGAAGGTATCGACGTAGAGTATTGTCAAGCGCTAGCAGCGGCTGTACTTGGTGATAAAACAAAAGTGAAATACGTTCCATTAACAGCAAAAGAACGCTTCACTGCACTTCAGTCTGGTGAGATTGATGTGTTGTCACGTAACACAACTTGGACGTTGCACCGTGACACTGCACTGGGCCTAAACTTTGTCGGCGTTAACTACTACGACGGTCAAGGCTTTATGGTTAAAAAAGATCTTGGCGTTTCTAGTGCCAAAGAGCTTGATGGTGCGGCAGTCTGTGTTCAGTCTGGTACAACAACCGAACTGAACCTAGCTGATTACTTCCGTAACGAAGGTATGTCATACAAACCCGTCGTATTTGATACGGCAGCGCAAACTTCTAAAGGTTTCGATGCGGGTCGTTGTGACGTACTAACCACCGACCAATCTGGTCTGTACGGTCTACGCTTAAACCTTGCTGACCCAAGTTCAGCCGTTGTACTACCAGAAATCATTTCGAAAGAGCCACTAGGCCCAGTTGTTCGTCAAGGCGACGACCAGTGGTTCAATATCGCTAAGTGGACACTATTCGCAATGGTTAACGCAGAAGAGTACGGTATTACCTCGGCAAATGCTGATGAAATGCTTAAGTCTACGGATCCAAACATCAAACGCATCCTAGGTGTTGACGGTCCTCAAGGTAAAGGCCTTGGTATCCGTGATGACTGGGGTTATCAAGTTATCAAGCAAGTGGGTAACTACGGTGAGAGCTTTGAGCGTACGGTTGGTACGGGTTCTCCACTAGAAATCTCGCGTGGTGTTAACGCGTTATGGAATAAAGGCGGCTTCATGTATGCGCCTCCTCTACGCTAA
- a CDS encoding precorrin-2 dehydrogenase/sirohydrochlorin ferrochelatase family protein — protein sequence MQYFPLFMKLEGKPVLVVGGGEVACRKIEALIKARACITIVSPKLDRYLQTCVEQGQCEWVQDEYRPEYLSPDLLQVWATTNQNQVNHAVHKDAKSLNLIVNVVDDQPYCDFITPSMIVRGDIQIAISSGGASPVLVRNIRQSVEANLAQNTGLLAAFGASKRDDIKRVLPSVDLRRMFWERFFSEPEVLAATQIEQLEQVYQKQLEDGLKKSGSVTLIELPAAVDLISLRTLQALQKAEMVLYPTECDYAFVDIARRDADREPYQTETDIAMRLAELTENNVCIYVYPAVLEQVSKQIPHSRVLYSVTCE from the coding sequence ATGCAGTATTTTCCTCTATTTATGAAGTTGGAAGGGAAGCCCGTATTGGTAGTGGGCGGGGGTGAAGTGGCGTGTCGAAAGATAGAGGCGTTAATCAAAGCAAGAGCTTGTATCACTATCGTCTCACCTAAGCTCGACCGTTATCTTCAAACGTGTGTTGAACAAGGGCAATGCGAGTGGGTTCAAGATGAATACAGACCTGAATATTTATCGCCGGACTTACTGCAAGTTTGGGCAACTACTAATCAAAATCAAGTGAATCACGCTGTTCATAAAGATGCGAAAAGTTTGAACTTGATCGTTAATGTGGTCGATGATCAGCCTTACTGCGACTTTATTACTCCGTCGATGATTGTGCGTGGTGATATCCAAATTGCTATCTCTAGTGGCGGAGCGTCACCCGTTTTAGTGCGGAATATTCGACAGTCTGTCGAGGCCAATTTAGCACAAAATACTGGACTACTAGCAGCATTTGGAGCGAGTAAGCGCGACGATATAAAACGTGTTTTGCCATCTGTCGATTTGCGTAGAATGTTCTGGGAACGTTTTTTTTCTGAGCCAGAAGTGCTTGCCGCAACGCAAATTGAACAGCTAGAGCAGGTTTATCAGAAACAACTTGAAGACGGACTTAAGAAGTCAGGAAGTGTTACGCTAATTGAGTTACCTGCGGCAGTTGATTTGATTAGCCTGCGAACGCTGCAAGCCCTGCAAAAAGCTGAAATGGTGCTTTACCCTACTGAATGTGATTATGCTTTTGTAGATATAGCTAGACGCGATGCCGACAGAGAGCCTTATCAAACAGAGACGGATATTGCTATGCGACTTGCAGAGTTAACTGAAAACAATGTCTGTATCTATGTGTATCCGGCAGTATTAGAGCAAGTCTCCAAGCAAATACCGCACTCACGTGTTCTCTATTCTGTAACGTGTGAGTGA
- a CDS encoding fasciclin domain-containing protein: MLSRTLRQINATVLLLTCLLFSATIAAHDHGMKKMDIVDTAAQNGSFTTLVAAVKAAGLVEILKGEGPFTVLAPTDEAFAALPEGTIDMLLMPENKDKLIAILTYHVIPSKAMAQDVVKLTSAATVQGQEVVIAVAGDSVMVNDANVVATDVVTSNGVIHVIDKVLMPQ, translated from the coding sequence ATGCTTTCTCGAACTTTACGCCAAATTAACGCCACAGTCTTACTTCTTACCTGCTTACTCTTTTCGGCTACGATTGCCGCTCATGACCACGGTATGAAAAAAATGGACATCGTAGATACCGCCGCCCAAAATGGGTCGTTCACTACGCTGGTGGCCGCAGTTAAAGCTGCGGGGCTGGTTGAGATTCTAAAAGGTGAAGGGCCATTTACGGTGCTGGCCCCAACTGACGAGGCGTTTGCCGCACTGCCGGAAGGTACGATTGACATGCTTTTGATGCCTGAAAACAAAGACAAGCTCATTGCTATACTAACGTACCATGTGATCCCATCAAAAGCGATGGCTCAAGACGTAGTTAAACTGACATCTGCAGCTACAGTGCAAGGCCAAGAAGTCGTGATAGCTGTGGCTGGCGATAGTGTGATGGTAAACGACGCTAACGTGGTCGCAACCGATGTGGTAACCAGTAATGGCGTCATTCACGTGATTGATAAAGTGCTCATGCCGCAGTAA